A genomic stretch from Malus domestica chromosome 15, GDT2T_hap1 includes:
- the LOC103401824 gene encoding LOW QUALITY PROTEIN: cellulose synthase A catalytic subunit 2 [UDP-forming] (The sequence of the model RefSeq protein was modified relative to this genomic sequence to represent the inferred CDS: inserted 1 base in 1 codon), with amino-acid sequence MDTRGRLVAGSHNRNEFVLINADENSRIQPVQELSGQICQICGDEIELTVDGEPFVACNECAFPVCRPCYEYERREGNQACPHCKTRYKRIRGSPRVEGDEEEDDIDDLDNEFNCGNLDALGPHQVAESVLSARLNVGRGSNYNARIPAHSEHESSPLGSEIPLLTYGEEDTEISSNRHALIVPPYMDHGNRVHPMPSSDPSSLEPRPMVPKKDIAVYGYGSVAWKDRMEEWKKKQNEKLEVVKHEGVSDGGKCGGNDELDDSDLPMMDEGRQPLSRKLPIPSSKINPYRMIIILRLVILGLFFHYRILHPVNNAYGLWLTSVICEIWFAISWILDQFPKWHPIKRETYLDRLSLRYEKEGKPSELASVDIFVSTVDPLKEPPLITANTVLSILAVDYPVEKVACYVSDDGAAMLTFEALSETSEFARKWVPFCKKFSIEPRAPEWYFCQKIDYLKNKVHPAFVRERRAMKREYEEFKVRINGLVALAQKVPEDGWTMQDGTPWPGNNVRDHPGMIQVFLGNNGVHDVEGYELPRLIYVSREKRPGFDHHKKAGAMNALIRVSAIISNAPYILNVDCDHYINNSKAIREAMCFMMDPTSGKKVCYVQFPQRFDGIDHHDRYSNRNVVFFDINMKGLDGIQGPIYVGTGCVFRRQALYGYDAPTKKKPPRKTCNCWPKWCCLCCGSRKNKNAKSKKEKKKKLKQREASKQIHALXNIEEGIEELKANKTSTMSQLKLEKKFGQSPVFVASAVLENGGIPQDVSPASLLKEAIQVISCGYEDKTEWGKEVGWIYGSVTEDILTGFKMHCHGWRSVYCIPKRPAFKGSAPINLSDRLNQVLRWALGSVEIFLSRHCPIWYAYGSGLKWLERFSYINSVVYPWTSIPLIVYCSLPAICLLTGKFIVPEISNYASIIFMALFISIAATGILEMQWGGVGIDDWWRNEQFWVIGGASSHLFALFQGLLKVLAGVNTSFTVTSKAADDGAFSELYIFKWTSLLIPPTTLLIINIVGVVVGISDAINNGYDSWGPLFGRLFFAFWVVVHLYPFLKGLLGKQDRMPTIVVVWSILLASILTLMWVRINPFVSKDGPVLEVCGLNCD; translated from the exons ATGGACACAAGAGGAAGACTTGTTGCTGGTTCTCATAACAGGAACGAGTTTGTGCTCATCAATGCAGATGAAAATTCACGG ATACAGCCTGTGCAAGAATTAAGTGGGCaaatatgtcaaatttgtggaGATGAGATTGAACTTACAGTTGATGGAGAGCCCTTTGTTGCCTGCAACGAATGTGCTTTCCCTGTGTGCAGACCTTGTTATGAGtatgagagaagagaaggaaATCAGGCTTGTCCTCATTGTAAAACCAGATACAAACGCATCAGAG GTAGTCCTAGGGTTGAAGGtgacgaagaagaagatgacaTTGATGATTTGGACAATGAGTTCAATTGTGGGAATCTTGATGCCTTGGGCCCTCATCAAGTTGCTGAGTCTGTGCTGTCTGCACGCCTTAACGTTGGCCGTGGTTCCAACTACAATGCCAGAATTCCCGCACATTCAGAACATGAATCCTCTCCTTTGGGTTCTGAAATCCCACTCTTGACCTATGGTGAAGAG GACACTGAAATTTCTTCCAATCGACATGCTCTTATTGTACCTCCGTATATGGATCATGGAAACAGAGTCCATCCAATGCCTTCTTCTGATCCCTCTTCTT TGGAACCTAGACCAATGGTCCCTAAGAAAGACATTGCAGTGTATGGGTATGGGAGTGTAGCGTGGAAAGACCGAATGGAGGAGTGGAAGAAAAAGCAGAATGAAAAACTTGAGGTTGTAAAGCATGAAGGAGTTAGCGATGGAGGAAAATGTGGTGGGAATGATGAACTGGATGATTCTGACCTACCCAT GATGGATGAAGGCAGGCAGCCACTTTCAAGAAAGTTGCCCATCCCGTCAAGCAAGATAAATCCATACAGAATGATAATAATACTCCGCCTTGTAATACTTGGCTTATTCTTTCATTATAGAATCCTCCATCCAGTTAATAATGCATATGGCTTGTGGTTGACATCAGTCATATGTGAAATATGGTTTGCTATATCATGGATTCTGGATCAATTCCCCAAATGGCATCCAATAAAGCGAGAAACATACCTAGATCGACTATCGCTTAG GTATGAAAAAGAAGGGAAGCCATCTGAATTAGCCAGTGTAGACATATTTGTTAGTACAGTTGACCCTCTGAAAGAACCTCCACTAATCACTGCAAACACGGTTCTGTCCATCCTTGCGGTTGACTATCCAGTTGAGAAAGTTGCGTGCTATGTCTCGGATGATGGTGCTGCCATGCTTACTTTTGAAGCTCTCTCTGAGACATCTGAGTTTGCCAGGAAATGGGTTCCTTTTTGTAAGAAGTTTAGTATTGAGCCCCGAGCCCCAGAATGGTATTTCTGTCAAAAGATTGACTATTTGAAAAACAAAGTTCATCCAGCATTTGTAAGGGAAAGACGTGCAATGAAG agagaatatgaagaatttaaAGTTAGGATCAATGGTTTGGTAGCCTTGGCACAAAAGGTTCCTGAGGATGGCTGGACAATGCAGGATGGGACTCCCTGGCCCGGGAATAATGTACGAGACCATCCTGGCATGATTCAG GTCTTTCTGGGTAACAATGGTGTTCATGATGTTGAAGGATATGAGTTACCTCGTCTAATTTATGTTTCTCGTGAAAAGAGACCAGGGTTTGATCACCATAAAAAGGCCGGTGCAATGAATGCTCTA ATTCGGGTCTCAGCAATTATCTCAAATGCTCCTTATATTCTTAATGTTGACTGTGATCACTACATCAACAATAGCAAGGCAATCAGAGAAGCTATGTGTTTCATGATGGACCCTACATCAGGGAAGAAAGTTTGCTACGTGCAGTTCCCTCAAAGATTTGATGGGATTGATCATCATGATAGATACTCAAATCGGAATGTTGTATTCTTTGAT ATCAACATGAAAGGGTTAGATGGTATACAAGGACCAATATATGTTGGAACTGGGTGTGTTTTCAGAAGGCAAGCGCTTTATGGATACGATGCTCCTACCAAAAAGAAACCCCCTAGAAAAACCTGCAATTGCTGGCCAAAATGGTGCTGCCTGTGTTGTGGATCTAGAAAGAACAAGAATGCAAAgtcaaagaaagagaaaaagaaaaaattgaaacagaGGGAAGCATCAAAGCAGATACATGCAC AAAATATTGAAGAGGGAATTGAAG AACTAAAAGCCAATAAAACATCCACCATGTCCCAACtgaaattggagaagaaatTTGGACAGTCTCCAGTTTTTGTAGCCTCTGCAGTTTTGGAAAATGGTGGAATACCTCAGGATGTCAGTCCTGCATCGCTCTTGAAAGAAGCCATCCAAGTGATAAGCTGTGGTTATGAAGATAAAACAGAATGGGGAAAGGAA GTTGGCTGGATATATGGTTCTGTTACTGAGGATATTCTAACAGGATTTAAGATGCACTGCCATGGATGGCGGTCTGTCTACTGCATACCCAAACGTCCAGCATTCAAAGGATCAGCTCCTATTAACCTTTCTGATCGTTTAAATCAAGTTCTTCGGTGGGCCCTTGGATCTGTTGAGATCTTCCTTAGTAGACATTGCCCAATCTGGTATGCATATGGGAGTGGATTGAAATGGTTGGAACGATTTTCGTATATAAACTCAGTTGTATATCCGTGGACCTCCATTCCCTTGATCGTTTATTGTAGTCTACCAGCCATCTGTCTTCTGACTGGGAAATTCATTGTCCCTGAG ATAAGCAACTATGCCAGCATTATTTTCATGGCTCTCTTCATATCCATAGCTGCAACTGGTATCCTTGAGATGCAATGGGGTGGCGTCGGGATTGATGACTGGTGGAGAAATGAGCAGTTCTGGGTAATTGGAGGCGCTTCGTCACATCTTTTTGCTCTGTTCCAGGGTCTACTCAAGGTTTTGGCTGGTGTTAACACAAGCTTCACAGTTACATCGAAGGCAGCAGATGATGGAGCATTTTCCGAACTTTACATCTTCAAGTGGACATCATTATTGATCCCTCCTACAACTTTATTAATAATAAACATAGTCGGGGTTGTCGTGGGCATTTCAGACGCCATCAATAACGGGTATGATTCATGGGGTCCGTTGTTTGGTCGGCTATTTTTTGCCTTCTGGGTCGTTGTGCATCTCTACCCCTTCCTCAAGGGATTGCTGGGGAAACAAGATAGGATGCCCACCATCGTTGTGGTTTGGTCCATTCTACTGGCGTCAATATTAACTCTTATGTGGGTTCGAATCAATCCCTTTGTGTCAAAAGATGGCCCCGTATTGGAGGTTTGCGGGTTAAATTGCGATTAG